The proteins below come from a single Candidatus Poribacteria bacterium genomic window:
- the hemL gene encoding glutamate-1-semialdehyde 2,1-aminomutase — translation MEDSKSLTAWQKSQQFIPGGVNSPVRNFSKVGSHPRFIARGAGSKIYDIDENEYIDYVASWGPLVLGHAHPSVVDAISAIAANGTSFGAPTTLETELAEIIVNAVPSIEQVRLVNSGTEATMTAIRVARGYTGRDKIIKIDGCYHGHVDYLLAKAGSGVATFGLSDSGGVPEDFARNTLTVPFNDADAVRETIEANPDEIACLILEPIMGNMGIIPPRDGYLNELREITEAHGIVLIFDEVITGFRVAYGGAQSRYNVTPDMTCLGKIIGGGLPVGAYGGKRDIMRCVAPEGDVYQAGTLSGNPLAVTAGITTLKKLAEPGVYEQLENSAAALADGLAEATEEHNVDAWHSRVGSMLMLYFTPETVTDADGARTADTDRFQQYFWGLVERGVYVAPSQFEAGFVSLVHSEDDINKTVQAATQVLADL, via the coding sequence TTGGAGGACAGTAAATCCTTAACCGCATGGCAAAAATCACAACAATTCATTCCGGGCGGTGTTAACAGTCCTGTCCGAAACTTCAGTAAGGTCGGTAGTCACCCGCGTTTCATCGCCCGCGGGGCAGGCTCGAAAATCTACGACATCGATGAAAATGAATATATTGACTATGTTGCCTCTTGGGGTCCCTTGGTTTTGGGACACGCCCATCCGAGTGTTGTAGACGCTATCAGTGCGATAGCAGCAAACGGCACCAGTTTTGGTGCGCCGACAACATTGGAGACGGAACTCGCCGAAATCATTGTTAATGCAGTGCCTTCGATCGAGCAAGTCCGTCTCGTCAACTCTGGCACTGAAGCCACAATGACTGCGATTCGCGTCGCACGCGGGTATACCGGGCGCGATAAGATCATTAAAATTGACGGATGCTATCACGGTCACGTGGACTATCTCTTGGCAAAAGCAGGTTCAGGGGTCGCTACTTTCGGGCTTTCTGATAGCGGTGGTGTCCCTGAAGATTTCGCACGCAATACACTCACCGTACCATTTAACGACGCCGATGCTGTCCGAGAAACTATAGAAGCCAATCCAGACGAAATCGCATGTCTCATTCTGGAACCGATTATGGGGAATATGGGTATCATCCCTCCCAGAGATGGTTATCTCAATGAGCTCCGTGAGATTACGGAGGCGCACGGCATTGTACTCATTTTTGATGAAGTTATCACAGGGTTTCGAGTGGCTTATGGCGGCGCACAATCTCGCTATAACGTCACGCCAGACATGACCTGTTTAGGAAAGATTATTGGGGGCGGTTTACCTGTTGGGGCTTACGGCGGGAAACGGGACATCATGCGATGCGTTGCACCGGAAGGCGATGTCTATCAGGCAGGAACACTATCGGGTAATCCGTTAGCCGTTACTGCAGGCATAACAACGCTGAAAAAGCTCGCTGAACCAGGGGTTTATGAACAACTTGAGAACAGTGCTGCTGCGCTCGCAGACGGTCTCGCTGAGGCGACAGAAGAACACAATGTTGACGCATGGCACAGTCGTGTCGGTTCGATGTTGATGCTTTACTTCACGCCGGAAACCGTCACAGATGCCGATGGTGCCCGCACAGCGGATACGGATCGTTTTCAACAATACTTCTGGGGACTCGTAGAACGGGGTGTCTATGTCGCACCCTCTCAGTTTGAGGCAGGTTTTGTCTCTTTGGTTCACTCCGAAGACGATATCAACAAAACCGTTCAAGCCGCAACACAAGTATTGGCTGATCTCTAA
- a CDS encoding Gfo/Idh/MocA family oxidoreductase, translating to MDKLKIAHIGTGRRGSGTYLPIISKLTDDLELVAVCDQQEESVTEQGDKYNVPAYTDTEQMLDSVKPDICAIVITPSNNHIPGLLCSEHGVSYCTETPIDTDLGWADKMIASAQANGTKLEVNENYYRVPTERIKREMILAGVFGKVNVAYNDFRGHGYHGIGLIRSYVGFENEPVRVYGFRKGYNVQNHVWRQGQPERNTEDWQHAVIEFADGAIGIFNFSGLSYGSPLRGFNGSKFYAERGMCFRNDAVILNEAADAQRPINISRRTNNVDGYETLSALVADTEPEVVWENPLQNYPLSDGEITVASELMSLVDAVRNDTEPEYGAYNGRKDREIDVAMARSWANDGAPVSFPFEYEKR from the coding sequence GTGGATAAACTGAAAATCGCACATATTGGTACGGGTAGACGCGGGAGCGGAACCTATCTGCCGATTATCTCGAAATTGACGGACGACCTTGAACTCGTCGCCGTTTGCGACCAACAAGAAGAAAGCGTCACCGAACAGGGCGATAAATACAACGTCCCTGCTTACACAGACACTGAGCAGATGTTAGACAGTGTTAAGCCAGATATCTGCGCAATCGTTATTACACCCAGTAACAATCATATCCCTGGACTCCTCTGCTCCGAACATGGTGTCAGTTATTGCACTGAAACACCTATTGATACAGATCTCGGATGGGCAGACAAAATGATTGCGTCCGCACAAGCCAACGGGACGAAGTTGGAAGTCAATGAAAACTATTATCGCGTCCCGACGGAACGGATAAAACGAGAAATGATTCTCGCCGGGGTCTTCGGCAAAGTCAATGTCGCATACAATGACTTCCGAGGACACGGTTACCACGGTATAGGTCTCATTCGCAGCTACGTCGGTTTTGAAAATGAACCGGTCCGAGTTTACGGCTTCCGAAAAGGATATAACGTCCAGAACCACGTCTGGCGGCAGGGACAACCCGAACGAAATACTGAGGATTGGCAGCATGCAGTGATTGAGTTTGCGGACGGGGCTATCGGTATCTTCAATTTTAGCGGCCTCTCTTACGGTTCTCCGCTCCGCGGTTTTAACGGCTCAAAGTTCTATGCAGAACGCGGAATGTGTTTCCGAAATGATGCAGTCATCTTGAACGAAGCGGCTGATGCCCAACGTCCGATTAACATTTCACGTAGAACCAACAACGTCGACGGCTATGAGACACTCTCTGCGCTTGTTGCCGATACGGAGCCTGAAGTCGTCTGGGAGAACCCTTTGCAAAATTATCCACTCAGTGATGGTGAAATCACCGTCGCATCAGAGTTGATGAGTCTCGTGGATGCGGTTCGGAACGACACAGAGCCTGAATATGGTGCCTACAACGGTCGGAAAGACCGCGAGATTGATGTCGCTATGGCGCGTTCATGGGCAAATGACGGCGCGCCTGTCTCTTTCCCGTTTGAATACGAGAAACGTTGA
- the ccsA gene encoding cytochrome c biogenesis protein CcsA, translating to MINFLFLVTLLIYLAASIFHTLSLAIGNRTEASVIRPTIERIAFWCTIIGFAFLTVFIALWWLLQGHFPMTHWTDSIAFFAWAITLIYLLIVRLTQLRTLGSFVMPVAFIAILISYSFATHTAALPEPLQNYWLLAHTSLIFLAYAAFIAAFGFGLMYLIAERKIRRKADALLDNLLPSLGISDELGYRCTILGVILLTMGVIVGSLWTQYIRDVPWRWIDAKVISTLVTWLIYVAQIGCRQFWGWHGRRAAYAAILGFVAVLCTYVGVDLFLDSMHTYR from the coding sequence ATGATAAATTTTCTGTTTCTCGTCACCCTTTTAATATACTTAGCAGCAAGCATTTTTCACACCCTTTCGCTGGCTATCGGCAATCGGACTGAAGCCTCCGTAATTCGCCCAACTATCGAACGAATTGCTTTTTGGTGTACTATCATCGGTTTCGCCTTTTTGACTGTTTTTATCGCACTTTGGTGGCTACTGCAGGGGCATTTTCCGATGACACACTGGACCGACTCCATTGCTTTTTTCGCATGGGCGATCACGCTGATTTATCTACTCATTGTGCGTTTAACGCAGCTCCGCACACTCGGCAGCTTCGTCATGCCGGTTGCTTTTATTGCGATACTCATTTCATATAGCTTCGCAACGCACACCGCTGCCCTCCCCGAACCCTTGCAAAACTACTGGCTTCTGGCGCATACCTCACTTATTTTTCTTGCCTACGCCGCATTCATCGCCGCCTTTGGATTTGGGTTGATGTATCTGATAGCAGAGCGGAAAATTCGTAGAAAAGCGGATGCTCTTCTTGACAACCTTCTACCCTCTCTCGGTATTTCCGATGAACTTGGATATCGCTGCACGATTCTCGGCGTAATTCTGCTCACAATGGGAGTTATCGTTGGAAGTCTCTGGACACAATATATCCGAGATGTGCCGTGGAGATGGATTGATGCGAAAGTGATCTCTACATTGGTGACGTGGCTTATCTATGTAGCGCAAATCGGTTGCCGCCAGTTTTGGGGATGGCACGGACGTAGAGCCGCCTACGCCGCAATCCTCGGGTTTGTTGCTGTTCTCTGTACCTATGTTGGTGTAGACCTCTTTTTAGACAGCATGCATACATACCGCTAA
- the hemB gene encoding porphobilinogen synthase: MSTFPIYRPRRLRANENLRRLVRETALSVNDLIYPMFVVHGREIATEISAMPGCYQYSIDNLIKAAKELAALGIPGTILFGIPAAKDPFGLEAYADDGIIQQAVRAVKDAVPDLLVMTDVCLCEYTDHGHCGVVEAGEVQNDPTLELLVKESLSHARAGADVIAPSDMMDGRVGAIRTALDENGYENIPIMAYAAKYASAFYGPFREAAESAPQFGDRRAYQMDPANAAEALREVSLDIEEGADILMVKPALSYLDVIHRVKTEFQVPVAAYNVSGEYAMVKAAAQNGWIDEERVALELLTSIKRAGADMILTYFAKSVVEWL, translated from the coding sequence ATGAGTACCTTCCCTATCTATCGTCCAAGGCGACTTCGCGCAAATGAAAATCTGCGCCGACTGGTTCGCGAAACAGCACTCTCTGTGAATGACCTCATCTACCCGATGTTCGTCGTTCATGGGCGTGAGATCGCAACTGAAATTTCTGCAATGCCTGGATGTTATCAGTATTCAATTGACAATCTCATCAAAGCTGCGAAAGAGCTCGCTGCACTTGGAATCCCTGGAACAATTTTGTTCGGAATTCCGGCAGCAAAAGACCCTTTCGGTTTAGAAGCTTATGCCGACGATGGTATCATTCAACAGGCGGTGCGCGCCGTTAAAGATGCTGTGCCTGACCTACTTGTGATGACGGATGTCTGCCTCTGTGAATACACGGATCATGGACACTGCGGGGTCGTTGAGGCGGGTGAAGTCCAAAACGATCCTACGCTTGAGCTCCTTGTTAAAGAGAGTCTTTCGCATGCCCGTGCTGGTGCCGATGTCATTGCCCCATCGGACATGATGGACGGACGTGTTGGAGCAATTCGCACGGCATTAGATGAGAACGGATACGAAAACATTCCGATTATGGCGTATGCTGCCAAATACGCATCTGCCTTTTACGGTCCCTTTCGTGAGGCAGCAGAATCTGCGCCGCAATTTGGGGATCGCCGTGCCTATCAGATGGATCCAGCGAATGCTGCAGAGGCGTTACGAGAGGTCTCACTTGATATTGAAGAAGGAGCAGATATCCTCATGGTAAAACCTGCCCTTTCTTACCTCGATGTCATTCATCGGGTCAAAACAGAATTTCAGGTGCCTGTTGCTGCTTACAACGTCAGCGGCGAGTACGCTATGGTTAAAGCAGCAGCACAAAATGGCTGGATTGATGAGGAGCGGGTTGCACTGGAGCTGCTAACCAGCATCAAACGCGCCGGTGCTGACATGATTCTAACCTACTTTGCCAAGTCCGTTGTGGAATGGCTATAA
- a CDS encoding polyprenyl synthetase family protein — translation MSNFDQIVQLIADDLAAVETRLTEESASEYSFVDMAVQHVVGGGGKRLRPILVVLSAKVCGYEGSDAHTLAAVVELIHVASLVHDDVLDEAAIRRGRETLHARWGNKVAVLVGDYLHARVLSMLVSRRADDPAMAILADTTQAMCEGEVIHAYKSGDFDISETEYLKIISFKTGKLITASCTLGAHLGTTDSKQIEALTVYGQQIGIAFQIVDDVLDFAENPDKLGKNTFGDLREGKLTFPIIYARSVCNDDEKQMLEKVLNPNTDETEAIVFVESLFQRYGVEAYCLKIAQDYADRAKAALAAFPETPARLALQQLANYVVSRES, via the coding sequence ATGTCCAACTTTGATCAAATCGTCCAATTGATTGCCGACGACCTCGCTGCTGTTGAGACGAGACTTACTGAAGAGAGCGCAAGTGAATATAGTTTCGTTGACATGGCAGTCCAGCACGTCGTTGGAGGGGGTGGTAAGCGTCTCCGTCCAATTCTTGTTGTGCTTTCTGCTAAAGTCTGTGGATATGAGGGCAGCGATGCACATACCCTCGCTGCTGTTGTTGAACTCATCCATGTCGCATCACTTGTTCACGACGATGTGCTTGATGAAGCAGCTATCCGCCGCGGGCGCGAAACTTTACATGCAAGGTGGGGTAATAAAGTTGCAGTCCTCGTTGGAGACTACTTACACGCTCGTGTCCTCTCTATGCTCGTCTCCCGTCGCGCCGATGATCCAGCGATGGCGATCCTCGCTGATACCACGCAAGCGATGTGTGAAGGTGAAGTCATACACGCATACAAAAGTGGCGATTTTGACATCTCCGAAACCGAATACCTCAAAATTATCAGTTTCAAGACGGGTAAACTGATTACGGCTTCTTGTACCCTCGGTGCGCATCTCGGCACAACCGATTCCAAACAGATTGAGGCACTTACTGTCTATGGACAACAAATTGGGATTGCCTTCCAAATTGTTGATGATGTCCTTGATTTTGCAGAAAATCCAGATAAATTGGGAAAAAACACGTTCGGGGACCTCCGTGAAGGGAAACTCACTTTTCCGATCATTTATGCTCGGAGTGTTTGTAATGATGATGAGAAACAGATGCTGGAAAAAGTCCTGAATCCCAACACAGACGAAACAGAGGCAATCGTTTTTGTTGAATCTCTGTTCCAGCGGTATGGGGTCGAAGCCTATTGCCTGAAAATCGCACAAGATTACGCCGACCGCGCCAAAGCAGCGTTAGCAGCCTTTCCTGAGACACCTGCCCGTCTCGCGCTACAACAACTCGCAAATTACGTCGTCTCACGAGAGTCATAA
- a CDS encoding amidohydrolase family protein, with translation MRFDTIISGGNIIDGTGKREPFVADIGIQGDHIAAIGDLEQAETAHRISAEGQVVCPGFIDVHVHSEIALLSGRDQFAAVSQGVTTHLAAPDGFGWAPLSPKQAQEMWHYTQFAYGDDEVPLNWQTPEAYLSMFDGRIPANLYPQVPHCAVRLNAMGWDPRPATPDELKVMEYITREWLEAGACCLCLGLDYQPSANADLHELVYLSKIAASYDAIYAAHIRYRILGRKQAWEETIEIAQRAEIPVHISHERVDDEAAEILERVEREQIDLTFESYLYPAGMTHLAMMLPMEFQTGAPNDMLTNLEDPEVREKSITHLSGELRQGNQIVGYNRSGRFIGMTLAEGAKSVGKSNEDFAFDLICEEAAIETFVMPWATPPEENERILNRTANHPRMMIASDGVYNIPHPHPRSYGCFVQYLGKFVRERQLISLQEAIYKMSGFPAERFRLSDRGRINRGLAADIVVFNPETVADRSTWFDPVQSPVGVNWVLVNGVLVVEDGNVTGQLPGKVLRQQR, from the coding sequence ATGAGATTTGACACAATTATTTCTGGCGGAAATATTATCGATGGAACAGGGAAACGAGAACCGTTTGTAGCAGATATCGGTATCCAAGGCGACCACATTGCTGCTATCGGAGACCTTGAGCAGGCGGAAACAGCGCATAGAATATCTGCGGAAGGACAGGTAGTTTGTCCGGGTTTCATTGATGTACATGTTCATTCTGAGATTGCACTACTCAGTGGACGAGATCAATTCGCAGCCGTTAGTCAAGGCGTAACGACGCACTTAGCCGCGCCAGACGGTTTTGGATGGGCACCTCTATCACCAAAACAAGCGCAAGAAATGTGGCACTACACACAATTCGCTTACGGAGACGATGAAGTCCCTCTCAACTGGCAAACGCCAGAGGCGTATCTGAGTATGTTCGACGGGCGGATCCCGGCGAACCTCTATCCACAGGTACCGCACTGTGCCGTTCGCCTCAATGCGATGGGGTGGGATCCACGTCCGGCAACACCAGACGAACTGAAAGTGATGGAATACATCACCCGTGAGTGGTTGGAAGCAGGTGCGTGTTGTCTCTGCTTAGGTCTCGACTACCAACCCTCGGCGAATGCGGATTTGCATGAATTGGTTTATCTCTCAAAGATCGCTGCGAGTTACGATGCCATCTACGCCGCGCACATCCGTTACCGTATCCTCGGCAGAAAACAGGCGTGGGAAGAGACGATCGAGATTGCACAACGCGCTGAGATTCCTGTCCATATCTCACACGAACGCGTTGACGACGAAGCCGCTGAAATCCTCGAACGTGTCGAGAGAGAGCAGATAGATTTGACCTTTGAATCCTACCTCTATCCTGCAGGCATGACCCATCTGGCAATGATGCTTCCGATGGAATTTCAGACCGGCGCCCCTAACGATATGTTAACAAACCTCGAAGACCCTGAAGTCCGAGAAAAATCAATCACACATCTTAGCGGTGAACTACGCCAAGGCAATCAGATTGTCGGATATAACCGTTCTGGTAGGTTTATCGGGATGACGCTCGCGGAAGGCGCTAAAAGCGTCGGTAAATCTAATGAAGACTTCGCCTTTGACCTCATCTGTGAAGAAGCCGCCATTGAAACCTTTGTGATGCCGTGGGCAACACCGCCTGAAGAAAATGAACGTATTTTGAATCGCACTGCGAACCACCCTCGCATGATGATTGCGAGTGATGGTGTCTACAATATTCCACACCCACATCCGCGAAGTTATGGGTGTTTCGTGCAGTATCTGGGCAAGTTTGTGCGCGAACGCCAACTAATTTCTCTCCAAGAAGCCATCTATAAAATGAGCGGTTTTCCAGCGGAACGCTTCCGGCTGTCCGACCGAGGTAGAATTAACCGTGGTCTTGCTGCGGACATCGTTGTTTTCAACCCGGAAACTGTTGCAGACCGCTCTACATGGTTCGATCCGGTGCAATCACCTGTCGGTGTAAACTGGGTACTCGTTAACGGCGTTTTAGTTGTCGAAGACGGAAACGTGACGGGCCAGTTGCCCGGCAAGGT